A single window of Syntrophus aciditrophicus SB DNA harbors:
- a CDS encoding ABC transporter ATP-binding protein: MTPGPILRIEGLRKTFRTNNGGTLEALAETSFNVSENDFVCIVGPSGCGKSTLLRMIAGLETISAGRIGYRGEPVSRPQKEIGMVFQEYSLLPWRTVLDNVALGPEFGGAPREEREAKAKEYLRLVGMEDFSGAFPHELSGGMRQRVAIVRALANDPDVLLMDEPFGALDAHTRILLQKELLRVWENFRKTILFVTHGVDEAIYLADRILVMSARPGRILEIFNVGMERPRDRAHPTYGQLAEHILSILEREAAFSATGKNG, from the coding sequence ATGACACCTGGGCCCATTCTCCGCATCGAAGGACTGCGCAAAACCTTTCGGACAAACAACGGCGGGACCTTGGAAGCCCTGGCGGAGACCAGCTTCAATGTTTCCGAAAACGACTTTGTGTGCATTGTGGGTCCTTCGGGATGCGGCAAATCGACCCTGCTGCGGATGATAGCGGGCCTCGAAACGATCTCTGCCGGCCGGATCGGCTACCGGGGAGAGCCGGTCTCTCGGCCGCAGAAAGAGATCGGTATGGTTTTCCAGGAATATTCCCTGCTCCCCTGGAGAACGGTGCTGGACAATGTGGCCCTTGGTCCGGAGTTCGGCGGAGCGCCCCGGGAAGAACGTGAAGCAAAGGCAAAAGAGTACCTGCGTCTCGTGGGGATGGAGGATTTCTCCGGGGCCTTTCCCCATGAGCTTTCCGGGGGGATGAGACAGCGGGTGGCCATTGTCCGGGCCCTTGCCAACGACCCGGATGTCCTGCTCATGGACGAACCCTTCGGGGCCCTTGACGCCCATACGAGGATCCTGCTGCAGAAGGAACTGCTGCGCGTCTGGGAAAATTTCCGCAAAACCATCCTGTTTGTGACCCACGGCGTCGACGAAGCCATCTATCTGGCGGATCGCATTCTGGTCATGTCCGCCCGCCCTGGTCGCATCCTGGAAATTTTCAATGTAGGGATGGAACGCCCGCGGGACCGGGCCCATCCGACCTATGGACAACTGGCAGAGCACATCCTCTCGATCCTGGAACGGGAGGCTGCTTTTTCCGCGACTGGAAAGAACGGATAA
- a CDS encoding ABC transporter permease produces MGFQSILVRIGAYLLIPVLFLVLWGAIDRQLDNEVILPGVGQVAALFLQPTESLIAMGSLVTNVVISLVRVLAGYLLAVCLAIPLGILMGYYGTVYRLLNGFLALFRPIPPLAWVPLVLAWFGVASLASMFGVEEGKAYLYLNNLKLSMIFIIFIGAFYPVLTSAIHGVMGVRSTLLDSARVLGAGEWDIFRKILLPAAAPSIVNGMRIGLGVAWMCLVSAEMLPGSISGVGYLITHAYTLARTDIVIAGMISIGIVGAVLDLFFRLIEDRKFVWTRLTR; encoded by the coding sequence ATGGGGTTTCAAAGCATCCTCGTCCGGATCGGTGCTTATCTGCTGATTCCTGTTCTTTTTCTCGTCCTCTGGGGCGCAATCGACCGGCAATTGGACAATGAGGTGATCCTGCCCGGCGTCGGACAGGTTGCCGCCCTCTTCCTCCAGCCGACGGAGAGCCTGATCGCCATGGGGTCTCTCGTCACCAACGTGGTCATCAGTCTCGTCCGGGTCCTGGCGGGCTATCTGCTTGCCGTCTGCCTCGCCATCCCCCTGGGAATCCTGATGGGTTATTACGGAACGGTCTACAGGCTCCTAAACGGCTTCCTCGCCCTGTTCCGGCCCATTCCCCCCCTTGCCTGGGTGCCGCTGGTGCTGGCGTGGTTCGGGGTGGCCAGTCTCGCCTCGATGTTCGGGGTGGAAGAGGGTAAGGCATACCTGTATCTCAACAACCTCAAGTTGTCGATGATCTTTATCATCTTCATCGGGGCCTTCTACCCGGTTTTGACCAGCGCCATCCACGGAGTGATGGGCGTGCGGAGCACCCTGCTGGATTCGGCCCGTGTTCTGGGGGCCGGCGAGTGGGATATCTTCCGGAAGATCCTGCTGCCTGCCGCCGCACCCTCCATCGTCAACGGCATGCGGATCGGGCTTGGGGTCGCCTGGATGTGCCTCGTGTCCGCCGAAATGCTGCCGGGGAGCATCTCCGGCGTGGGCTACCTGATCACCCATGCCTATACGCTGGCCCGGACGGACATCGTCATTGCCGGAATGATCAGCATCGGCATCGTCGGCGCCGTTCTGGATCTCTTCTTTCGCCTGATTGAAGATCGTAAATTCGTCTGGACGAGATTGACCCGATGA
- a CDS encoding ABC transporter substrate-binding protein: protein MMKNSKWALLILFFAALFLVHTAWAAEIPNLKVGYIFTTHHTPFMVALQKGEAFKSMGVYLRPVVAKDKYELVSNGKPIATLQLIVAKSGAETASLFARNQLDLAMASVTAIMAGVDKGTPMKILSPLQTEGMGLVVPKDSQLKDWNAFLAHAKKAKKPVKVGYHSPTSAPKIVLEGALKSSGIRVTEDPTNMSAQVLLVDLKETTNMIPALASKQVEAIVGPSPFPEVAVSRGVGKIIVDLRDLPPKGYWHDFPCCVTVASEQTIAKHPDVVQKFVELIAKTNAWCNKHRIEAGTLTAEWIGLPADTAKASKLVFLPKFTKSWMHGADKYMTILNSMGNFTSRLKGKTINEVKPVLFDLRFIDKVKL, encoded by the coding sequence ATGATGAAAAATTCGAAATGGGCTCTTCTCATTTTATTCTTTGCAGCCTTGTTCCTGGTTCACACCGCTTGGGCGGCGGAGATTCCCAATCTGAAAGTGGGCTATATCTTCACGACCCATCATACCCCCTTTATGGTCGCATTGCAGAAGGGAGAGGCCTTCAAATCCATGGGCGTTTACCTGCGACCGGTTGTTGCCAAGGACAAGTATGAACTGGTGAGCAACGGAAAGCCGATCGCCACGCTCCAGTTGATCGTGGCAAAAAGCGGTGCGGAAACAGCGTCGCTCTTCGCACGGAATCAGCTCGATCTCGCCATGGCCTCGGTGACCGCCATCATGGCCGGGGTCGATAAGGGTACGCCGATGAAGATTCTCTCTCCCCTCCAGACGGAAGGCATGGGCCTTGTGGTTCCCAAGGACTCCCAGCTCAAGGATTGGAATGCTTTCCTGGCCCATGCGAAAAAGGCGAAGAAGCCCGTCAAAGTGGGCTATCACTCACCCACGAGTGCACCGAAGATCGTCCTGGAGGGCGCCCTGAAGTCCTCCGGGATCAGGGTCACGGAAGATCCGACCAACATGTCGGCACAGGTTCTCCTCGTCGATCTGAAGGAAACGACGAACATGATCCCCGCCCTGGCAAGCAAACAGGTTGAGGCCATCGTCGGTCCCTCGCCCTTTCCCGAAGTGGCCGTCAGCCGGGGGGTGGGCAAGATCATTGTCGATCTTCGGGATCTTCCGCCAAAGGGCTACTGGCACGACTTCCCCTGCTGCGTCACGGTGGCGAGCGAGCAGACCATTGCCAAACATCCCGACGTTGTGCAGAAATTTGTGGAGCTTATCGCCAAAACAAACGCCTGGTGCAACAAGCACAGGATCGAAGCGGGGACCCTGACCGCCGAGTGGATTGGTCTGCCGGCCGATACCGCAAAGGCCTCGAAGCTCGTTTTCCTGCCGAAGTTCACCAAAAGCTGGATGCACGGCGCCGACAAGTACATGACCATACTGAATTCGATGGGCAACTTCACGAGCCGTCTGAAAGGAAAAACGATCAATGAAGTCAAACCGGTCCTTTTCGATCTGCGCTTTATCGACAAAGTGAAATTGTAG
- a CDS encoding (Fe-S)-binding protein: protein MNSGKTGADPFAAREVGAALSEKIREISEGCARCGACRKECAFLRKYGTPGEIADAYDPVDDLSLSMVFECSLCRLCAAVCPAKLNPAEMFLEMRRERMRRDPRPFPEHRGLLAYEKTGNSKLFACYALPTGCDTVFFTGCALPGTRPEQTFQLYRKMQRAIPGLGVVMECCNKISHDLGRQVHFQAVFEKMRTCLVSRGVKKIIAACPNCYRMFDEYGRGLSVITAYEVLAEHAGSETLPGNQIIAVHDPCGLRFKEQAQAAVRRLVTRQGAQIEELRHSGRRTSCCGEGGGVRCLSPELAGHWGKEIREEAKGRRILTYCAGCANSLNGLTPTSHIVDFVCDPEATLAGRAKVSKPPVTYLNRLILKWRFRKAMDAHVIRNRGRVTV from the coding sequence ATGAATTCGGGAAAAACGGGAGCAGATCCTTTCGCCGCACGAGAAGTCGGGGCTGCGCTATCGGAGAAAATAAGGGAAATTTCCGAAGGCTGCGCTCGATGCGGGGCCTGCCGGAAGGAATGCGCCTTCTTGAGAAAGTACGGCACACCAGGAGAGATTGCCGACGCCTACGATCCGGTGGATGATCTTTCTTTGTCCATGGTCTTCGAGTGCAGTCTCTGCCGTCTGTGTGCAGCCGTGTGTCCCGCGAAGCTCAATCCGGCGGAGATGTTTCTGGAGATGCGCCGGGAGAGAATGCGGCGAGATCCCCGGCCCTTCCCGGAGCACAGAGGTCTTCTGGCCTACGAAAAAACGGGGAACTCGAAACTCTTTGCTTGTTATGCCCTGCCCACCGGCTGCGATACGGTTTTTTTCACCGGTTGTGCCCTGCCGGGAACGAGACCAGAGCAGACCTTCCAGCTTTACCGGAAAATGCAACGGGCAATCCCTGGATTAGGCGTCGTTATGGAATGCTGCAACAAGATTTCCCATGACCTCGGGAGGCAGGTGCATTTTCAGGCCGTGTTCGAGAAGATGAGAACTTGCCTGGTCAGCCGGGGCGTGAAAAAAATTATCGCAGCCTGTCCCAATTGTTACCGCATGTTTGATGAGTATGGGAGGGGACTTTCCGTGATCACCGCCTATGAAGTCCTGGCGGAACATGCGGGTTCGGAAACTCTTCCCGGAAATCAAATCATTGCCGTCCACGATCCCTGCGGACTTCGATTCAAAGAGCAGGCTCAGGCGGCGGTCCGGCGTCTGGTGACTCGGCAGGGCGCGCAGATCGAAGAATTGCGTCACTCCGGCCGAAGAACGAGCTGCTGCGGCGAAGGGGGAGGCGTCAGATGCCTTTCGCCGGAATTAGCCGGCCATTGGGGGAAAGAAATCAGGGAAGAAGCAAAAGGAAGAAGAATCCTGACCTATTGCGCCGGTTGCGCCAATTCTCTGAACGGGTTGACCCCGACCAGCCATATCGTCGATTTTGTCTGTGATCCCGAAGCAACCCTGGCCGGGCGGGCCAAGGTCTCCAAGCCCCCCGTAACGTATCTGAACCGGCTGATCCTGAAGTGGCGCTTCAGGAAGGCAATGGATGCACACGTAATCCGTAATCGAGGGCGTGTGACCGTCTAA
- a CDS encoding TVP38/TMEM64 family protein codes for MDRHQKKLLVRSVAVLAGLVLLYFLVPAINSFINNAFEILSKADVPALKAYFLSFGPWAPVTSALLMIFQSVIAPLPAFVITFTNGLVFGAWWGSLLSWSSAMAGAVLCFYLSRVFGRPLVEKLAGAHSLELADKFFEKYGKHAIVVARLLPFVPFDPISYGAGLTSMSFRGFFLATGIGQLPATIIYSYLGQSATGTVKVLFFVFAVVTSLVIISAALKKRFERRLMEDKQ; via the coding sequence ATGGACAGACATCAGAAAAAATTACTGGTAAGGAGTGTTGCGGTTCTAGCGGGTTTGGTCCTGCTTTATTTTCTTGTACCGGCCATCAATTCCTTCATCAATAACGCCTTCGAGATTCTTTCCAAAGCGGATGTCCCAGCCCTTAAGGCTTACTTTTTATCCTTCGGCCCCTGGGCGCCTGTTACCTCGGCCCTTCTGATGATCTTCCAGTCAGTAATCGCTCCCCTGCCGGCCTTTGTGATTACCTTCACCAACGGACTTGTATTCGGTGCGTGGTGGGGCTCGCTCCTGTCATGGAGCAGCGCGATGGCAGGCGCTGTGTTGTGCTTCTATCTCTCCCGGGTTTTTGGGCGGCCGTTGGTGGAGAAGCTGGCAGGTGCGCACAGTCTTGAGCTGGCTGACAAGTTCTTTGAGAAGTATGGCAAGCATGCGATTGTCGTCGCGCGCCTCCTTCCCTTCGTGCCTTTTGATCCGATAAGTTACGGGGCCGGACTGACAAGCATGTCCTTCCGGGGATTCTTTTTGGCCACGGGGATCGGCCAGTTGCCGGCAACCATTATTTACTCCTACCTTGGCCAAAGCGCGACCGGTACGGTCAAGGTTCTTTTCTTTGTCTTTGCGGTGGTGACTTCGCTGGTCATTATCAGCGCGGCATTGAAGAAGCGCTTCGAACGACGCCTGATGGAAGACAAGCAGTGA
- a CDS encoding lysylphosphatidylglycerol synthase transmembrane domain-containing protein — protein MKRRFSTIILKVLISLTLLTVIFFKLDWSKAAELFRFSDPAWWAVALLTTFCAVVISAYKWQLILKSQRVRITVSRLTSSYLIGLFLNNFLPTSMGGDVFRAYDVARISGETPKAIASVIAERVLAMATLAVSAIAGLLFGYGLTGRFAWMVVFFCFGCGLLVWASLDIRWVGYLTRRISFIDTDKIRWKVEEARSALQAPVRDRQTLVSVLLLSVVFQAVVVAVHLAVFKALGIDVDLLLLMIFVPIVSAAAMLPISINGIGVHQGTSILLYGAVGISVTQATAQSLGFLFIVMLASLPGSLLLILRKSYKERPIS, from the coding sequence GTGAAGAGAAGATTCTCCACCATCATCCTGAAGGTTCTCATAAGTCTAACTTTATTGACGGTCATTTTTTTCAAGCTGGACTGGTCGAAGGCGGCTGAACTGTTCCGTTTTTCCGATCCTGCCTGGTGGGCCGTGGCGTTACTGACTACATTTTGCGCTGTTGTGATCAGTGCATACAAATGGCAACTGATTTTGAAATCACAGAGGGTCAGGATCACGGTTTCAAGACTCACTTCATCTTACCTGATCGGCCTGTTTCTGAATAATTTCCTGCCGACCAGTATGGGCGGCGATGTGTTTCGAGCCTATGACGTAGCCCGTATTTCCGGCGAGACGCCGAAAGCAATAGCCTCCGTCATCGCCGAACGGGTTCTGGCGATGGCAACTCTTGCTGTCTCTGCCATTGCCGGATTGCTGTTCGGATATGGCCTGACCGGCAGGTTTGCCTGGATGGTCGTATTTTTTTGTTTTGGATGCGGATTGCTTGTCTGGGCGTCCTTGGACATCCGCTGGGTCGGTTATCTAACCCGCCGAATTTCCTTTATCGATACGGACAAAATAAGATGGAAGGTGGAAGAGGCAAGATCGGCGCTGCAGGCGCCCGTCCGCGACAGACAAACACTGGTCAGCGTTCTGCTGCTGTCTGTGGTCTTCCAGGCAGTGGTTGTGGCGGTGCATTTGGCCGTCTTTAAAGCTCTGGGGATTGACGTGGATCTGCTTCTCCTGATGATCTTCGTCCCAATTGTCAGCGCAGCGGCCATGCTGCCGATCTCCATCAATGGCATCGGGGTGCATCAGGGGACGTCCATCCTATTGTACGGAGCGGTTGGGATCTCGGTGACTCAGGCGACGGCGCAATCGCTGGGATTTCTGTTCATTGTTATGCTGGCCAGCCTGCCGGGAAGCCTGCTGCTCATTTTAAGAAAATCGTACAAAGAGAGACCCATTTCATGA
- the lexA gene encoding transcriptional repressor LexA: protein MKEKRTIPSVKKQIAGFFRERKRMPTYEEMVALLGVRSKSVVHFWINKLVEAKILEKDRGGHLAWKERPFSIPMVGEVAAGFPSPEEEELRDILSLDEYLVARPDASFLLQVSGDSMTGAGILPGDLVIVEKGREPKNGDVVIAEVDGEWTMKTFRKEKGEVYLEAANPKYPIIRPRQELKLAGVVTGVVRKYHL, encoded by the coding sequence ATGAAAGAAAAACGAACGATCCCGAGTGTAAAGAAACAGATTGCGGGCTTCTTCCGCGAGAGAAAGCGGATGCCGACTTATGAGGAAATGGTGGCGCTTCTTGGGGTGAGGTCCAAGAGCGTCGTGCATTTCTGGATAAACAAACTCGTTGAGGCGAAAATCCTGGAGAAGGATCGGGGCGGACATCTGGCCTGGAAGGAGCGGCCTTTCTCCATCCCCATGGTCGGGGAGGTCGCCGCGGGTTTTCCGTCTCCGGAGGAAGAGGAGCTTCGGGATATTCTTTCCCTTGACGAATACCTGGTGGCCAGACCGGATGCGTCCTTTCTCCTTCAGGTGTCCGGTGATTCCATGACCGGGGCGGGGATTCTGCCGGGGGATCTGGTGATTGTGGAAAAGGGTCGGGAACCGAAAAACGGCGATGTGGTGATTGCCGAAGTGGATGGAGAGTGGACCATGAAAACCTTCCGGAAAGAAAAAGGGGAAGTTTATCTGGAAGCGGCCAATCCGAAATATCCGATCATTCGGCCTCGGCAGGAATTGAAACTGGCGGGGGTGGTCACGGGCGTTGTCCGGAAATATCACCTCTAG
- a CDS encoding FAD-dependent thymidylate synthase: MMKILLAGYNLDYETIRELQAARPELRNLTPETISAAYARISRDPRPVHELRAVAREEVEKARQSNRTIVFGLGHSSVAEHAVFNIDILGISRLLVEEIQRFRLCSYTEKSQRYILLTDDFVIPEEIRDTGLEEIFRETVREQNSLYHTLYARLLPHVLEKNPEMAAVPEKRSTLEGWAKEDARYIVSLATEAQLGMTLNARGLELLLRRFAAHPLEECRAFSQHLYEKTFEIAPSLIRYTEPTPFDRDTPTALRRMTDELIARHAAGPEEEERNSENRKDWQRGDVRLIDASPDADDRILAALLHTSSRAPLDRCRNLLHRMDTVEKIALLKEAFRFLSEHDAVQREFEYADLTFELTLSASCFAQLKRHRMATLTVQDYNPDLSVTIPPAIIEVGMESAFREVIDRTEAIYRQIAQTVPQAAPYILTNAHRRRAILKVNARELYHMARLRLDAHAQWDIRRLTGNMLTLARKVMPLTLLLATGKDGFAAAYGTLFSDRQQE; encoded by the coding sequence ATGATGAAAATCCTTCTTGCCGGCTATAATCTGGATTATGAAACGATCCGGGAGTTGCAGGCAGCCCGGCCTGAATTGCGCAACCTGACCCCGGAAACGATCTCTGCCGCCTATGCCCGCATCAGCCGCGATCCCCGGCCTGTCCATGAGCTGCGGGCCGTTGCCCGGGAGGAAGTAGAAAAGGCGCGGCAGTCCAACCGGACTATCGTTTTCGGTCTGGGGCACAGCTCCGTCGCCGAACATGCCGTTTTCAATATCGATATTCTGGGAATTTCCCGACTGCTCGTGGAGGAAATCCAGCGGTTCCGCCTCTGCTCCTACACGGAGAAATCCCAACGATACATCCTGCTGACCGATGATTTCGTGATTCCGGAAGAGATCCGGGATACGGGGCTGGAAGAAATCTTTCGAGAGACCGTCCGGGAGCAGAATTCCCTTTATCATACCTTATATGCCCGGCTCCTGCCTCACGTTCTGGAAAAAAATCCGGAAATGGCCGCTGTCCCGGAAAAGCGGTCCACCCTGGAAGGCTGGGCCAAGGAGGATGCCCGCTACATCGTTTCCCTGGCGACGGAGGCCCAGTTGGGGATGACCCTCAACGCTCGCGGTCTGGAACTCCTGCTGAGGCGGTTCGCCGCTCATCCCCTGGAGGAGTGCCGGGCTTTCAGTCAACATCTTTATGAAAAGACGTTTGAGATTGCGCCGTCACTGATCCGCTATACCGAACCCACCCCCTTCGATCGGGACACCCCGACGGCGCTGCGCCGGATGACAGACGAGCTGATCGCCCGCCATGCCGCCGGGCCGGAAGAGGAGGAAAGGAACAGTGAAAACCGGAAAGACTGGCAACGAGGTGACGTCCGTCTGATCGACGCCTCGCCCGATGCCGATGACCGCATCCTGGCGGCACTGCTCCATACCTCTTCCAGGGCGCCTCTTGACCGCTGTCGGAATCTTCTGCACCGGATGGATACCGTCGAGAAGATCGCTCTTCTCAAGGAGGCCTTCCGGTTTCTTTCGGAACATGACGCAGTTCAACGGGAATTTGAATACGCTGACCTCACCTTTGAGCTGACCCTCTCCGCGAGCTGCTTCGCCCAGCTCAAACGGCACCGGATGGCCACCCTCACCGTCCAGGATTACAACCCCGATCTCAGTGTCACAATCCCCCCCGCCATTATCGAAGTCGGCATGGAATCTGCCTTCCGCGAAGTCATCGACCGGACGGAAGCCATCTACCGGCAAATCGCGCAAACCGTTCCTCAGGCCGCTCCCTACATTCTTACCAACGCTCACCGCCGCCGGGCTATCCTCAAGGTCAACGCCCGGGAGCTCTACCACATGGCCCGCCTGCGTCTCGACGCTCACGCCCAGTGGGATATCCGCCGGCTCACCGGCAACATGCTGACACTGGCCCGGAAGGTCATGCCCCTGACCCTTCTGCTGGCCACGGGAAAGGATGGCTTCGCAGCGGCATACGGGACCCTTTTTTCGGACCGGCAGCAAGAATAG
- a CDS encoding DUF6691 family protein, whose product MSTEQLLGLITGAVFGFLLQKGRVLRFDKQLGALLLKDMTIFKFMLSSILVGMVGITLLSNAGIITLSHKPMNVGAVVLGGALFGAGWAIMGFCPGTSVGALGEGRWHALFAVLGMITGAALYAELYPFFKSTVLAWKNFGKIGLAEVTGLSPWILIAIFWAGTISLFIWFEKKGL is encoded by the coding sequence ATGAGTACGGAACAATTGCTGGGACTGATTACCGGGGCGGTGTTCGGTTTCCTTCTGCAGAAAGGCCGCGTTCTGCGTTTCGACAAACAGCTCGGCGCCCTTTTGCTGAAGGACATGACGATCTTCAAATTCATGCTTTCCTCGATTCTTGTCGGCATGGTGGGGATCACGCTGCTGTCGAATGCGGGGATCATCACCTTGAGCCACAAACCTATGAATGTCGGCGCTGTGGTGCTGGGTGGCGCCCTGTTCGGTGCCGGATGGGCGATCATGGGATTCTGCCCCGGAACGTCCGTCGGCGCGCTGGGGGAAGGGCGCTGGCATGCCCTTTTCGCCGTCCTGGGAATGATAACGGGTGCCGCTCTGTATGCGGAACTCTATCCCTTTTTCAAATCCACGGTTCTGGCGTGGAAAAACTTCGGCAAGATCGGGCTGGCGGAAGTGACCGGCCTCTCCCCGTGGATACTGATTGCTATCTTCTGGGCGGGGACGATTTCCCTGTTCATCTGGTTCGAAAAGAAAGGGCTGTAA
- a CDS encoding YeeE/YedE thiosulfate transporter family protein — MKWKTADGGWNPYLAGALLGILAIVSVCATTQLLGKSTYLGASTTFVRAAGLLERTVAGEHVSLNEYFTKEKVRVDWQFMLVCGIFLGALISSLSDKSFKLESVPPTWEKRFGPSIGKRAVGAFLGGIVAMVGARMADGCPSGHGLSGMMQLSVSSFVALAMFFCVGVIVAAIVYGRRAS, encoded by the coding sequence ATGAAATGGAAAACAGCGGATGGTGGATGGAACCCTTACCTTGCCGGCGCCCTTTTAGGAATCCTGGCCATCGTCTCCGTATGCGCAACAACCCAGTTGCTGGGCAAATCGACCTACCTGGGCGCATCGACGACTTTCGTCCGCGCTGCCGGCCTTCTGGAGCGAACTGTTGCCGGAGAGCATGTGTCGTTAAACGAGTACTTCACAAAGGAAAAGGTCCGCGTCGATTGGCAGTTCATGCTGGTTTGCGGCATTTTCCTGGGGGCGTTGATTTCTTCTCTCTCGGATAAGAGCTTCAAACTGGAGAGCGTTCCGCCCACTTGGGAAAAGCGATTCGGACCATCGATCGGGAAGCGGGCCGTCGGGGCGTTCCTGGGAGGCATTGTCGCCATGGTCGGCGCCCGGATGGCGGACGGCTGTCCCAGCGGCCATGGTCTCAGCGGGATGATGCAGCTGTCGGTCAGTTCATTCGTGGCGCTGGCGATGTTCTTCTGCGTTGGCGTTATCGTTGCCGCGATCGTGTATGGAAGGAGGGCGTCATGA
- a CDS encoding DUF3147 family protein: MQTLIKLALTAGVILFATALARRFPSLAGLIGVMPLTGALILVWVYLENKGDPRIMQSFASGAFWGIFPTLLFFFVAFLCLKKECSLPWVLIASFSAWSCAACVHQWLVK; the protein is encoded by the coding sequence ATGCAGACGCTGATCAAACTGGCACTCACTGCCGGCGTTATTCTTTTCGCAACCGCTCTCGCCCGAAGGTTTCCTTCTCTGGCCGGGCTCATCGGCGTCATGCCGCTGACCGGCGCCCTCATTCTGGTCTGGGTCTATCTTGAAAACAAGGGCGATCCACGGATCATGCAGAGCTTTGCCAGCGGCGCCTTCTGGGGGATTTTCCCGACCCTCCTGTTCTTCTTTGTTGCTTTCCTGTGTCTAAAAAAAGAGTGTTCTTTGCCCTGGGTCCTGATCGCGAGCTTTTCTGCCTGGTCCTGTGCCGCCTGCGTTCACCAGTGGCTGGTGAAATGA
- the hgcB gene encoding mercury methylation ferredoxin HgcB: METLMYLDNVVTLRLDEEKCIGCGMCLEVCPRTVLSLEKGRARISNRDACIECGACSRNCPVDAFAVGTGPGCATAVINSMLGRRGECCCSLDDGDEKGGGSSSCCC; this comes from the coding sequence ATGGAAACGTTAATGTATCTGGATAATGTCGTCACCTTGCGACTCGATGAAGAAAAGTGTATCGGTTGCGGCATGTGTCTGGAAGTTTGCCCTCGCACTGTTCTGAGCCTGGAGAAGGGGAGGGCCAGGATTTCAAACCGCGATGCCTGCATCGAATGCGGCGCCTGCAGCCGGAATTGTCCCGTGGACGCCTTTGCCGTCGGGACAGGGCCGGGCTGCGCCACAGCGGTGATCAATTCCATGCTGGGACGCAGGGGGGAATGCTGCTGCTCCCTGGATGACGGCGATGAAAAGGGCGGCGGCTCTTCATCCTGCTGCTGTTGA
- the hgcA gene encoding mercury methylation corrinoid protein HgcA has protein sequence MSEQRKPVMIFPMIQPGFTAGRMGREVPLNLPAITQSFVVDTLSTAVGMVPVVDSRLTRQDHVGSLKARFGIGRMNYRVDPGLYALGRPDESAPVLVSANYKLSFDCLREALPGRTAWILVLDTNGINVWCAAGKGAFGTEEVVRRLRSSGLEKLVKHRRLILPQLGASGVAAHEVRKQTGFAVSYGPVEARDLPAYLDAGMKATEAMRRKNFPFRDRLVLIPMECLPALKPLFLLTLFFLIAGGIVQGPRWTVEPTLNSGIFMTFALLGAFFAGTIFTPAFLPWLPGRAFSAKGLCPAWIVVLILLESRLTFPLSLPRVLESFSVLFLVPAAASYWAMKFTGSTPITSLSGVRKEMRRALPLQIAGALIGLGCWAAAKLLRVL, from the coding sequence ATGTCGGAACAACGGAAGCCTGTGATGATTTTTCCCATGATCCAGCCCGGCTTTACCGCAGGAAGAATGGGAAGAGAGGTTCCTTTGAACCTTCCAGCGATCACGCAATCCTTTGTCGTCGATACCCTGTCCACGGCTGTCGGTATGGTTCCTGTTGTGGATTCCCGGCTGACACGCCAGGATCATGTCGGATCCCTGAAGGCCCGTTTCGGCATCGGCCGGATGAATTATCGTGTCGATCCCGGCCTGTATGCCTTGGGCAGACCCGATGAATCCGCCCCTGTTCTGGTGTCCGCCAACTATAAACTGAGCTTTGACTGCCTTCGGGAGGCCCTTCCCGGCAGAACCGCCTGGATTCTTGTCCTGGATACGAACGGGATCAATGTCTGGTGTGCCGCCGGCAAAGGCGCCTTCGGAACGGAGGAAGTGGTCCGGCGCCTGCGTTCCAGCGGGCTGGAAAAGCTGGTGAAACATCGCCGGCTGATCCTGCCTCAGCTTGGAGCTTCCGGAGTCGCCGCCCATGAGGTCAGGAAACAAACCGGTTTTGCTGTATCCTACGGGCCGGTGGAGGCACGGGACCTCCCCGCTTATCTGGATGCCGGGATGAAGGCCACGGAGGCCATGCGCCGGAAAAACTTCCCCTTTCGGGACCGGCTTGTACTTATTCCCATGGAATGCCTTCCCGCCTTGAAGCCCCTGTTTCTGTTGACGCTTTTCTTTCTCATTGCTGGAGGCATAGTCCAGGGACCCCGTTGGACGGTGGAGCCGACCTTGAATTCAGGAATTTTTATGACCTTTGCCCTGCTGGGGGCGTTTTTTGCCGGGACGATATTTACGCCGGCCTTTCTGCCCTGGCTGCCCGGCCGGGCGTTTTCCGCCAAGGGACTTTGCCCTGCCTGGATCGTGGTCCTGATCCTGCTGGAATCCCGTCTCACTTTTCCCTTATCACTGCCACGCGTGCTGGAGTCGTTCTCCGTTCTCTTCCTGGTCCCTGCCGCGGCTTCTTACTGGGCCATGAAATTCACCGGTTCCACGCCGATCACTTCCCTTTCGGGGGTCCGGAAAGAAATGCGCCGGGCGTTACCGCTGCAGATTGCCGGCGCGCTGATCGGCCTGGGGTGCTGGGCTGCCGCGAAACTGCTGAGAGTATTATAA